The genomic stretch ACTCTCATGGCCGCGGGCTGCGATGTGTTGGAAAGAACATGTTCCATGGGCTCCGAGAATCGGCCGCGTTGTCTATGTGGCTAGCTTATCATCCAGTCGCCTGTGCCAGGTGCGCGTATCGTCGGCGCTCGTTCGTGCGGACCGATGGAAACACGGCGACCTCCTCGGCTCTCTGAGAGGGCCGAGGAGGTCGTGGGTGAGATGATCCGGTCTGGGGGACGGCCCCTATGGCAAGCTCCCCAGCAGATCGACAGCGTCTACACCTACCTTGGTGTTGGAGGCGCTCGCGTTCTTGGTGCCCGTGGGACGGATGACGACCGTGTGCGTCGTGTCAGTCAGGCCACGCGCGCTCCAGACTTGCTGCTGGAATGGCCAGTTGGGAGCGTAGAGATCCACCAAGACCGGAGCGCTGCCGTCCACCGAGACCGAGGCGATGCCGAAGTCGGGCGCCTGGTTCGCTATCCAGATGAAGTCCGTACCGCGGAAGGTGATGGTCGCCGTCGCTCCTGCGTTGACGCTATACGTGTAGTTGCCTCCAAAGGCCGATGAATGCGAGTAGGTCGTCCAGCCGCCAGTGAAGGTGATCGCTGGGCCCTGTTGATCGTAGCGTGCGAACACTACGAACGACACCGAGCGTGTTTGCTCGACGTTGCCAGCCTTGTCCACAGAGTAGTACTCGAGGGAGTACGTTCCCGTTGCGGTTGTTGATGCGGTTGTGCCAGTCTGCCACGAGCCGGAGTTGAGGCGCCACTTCGTGTGGGCGACTCCGCTGTTGACGTCGGTTGCCGTTAGAGTGATTGTCGCCGAGTCCGCGTACGTCGCCTTCGCGGCAGCGGTGGTGGTGGGCGGAGTGGTGTCGAGTGGGGCCGTGAGTGTGCCGACGAGATCGATGGCATCGATGTTGATCCTCGTTCCCGTGGACGACACGTTCTTGGTGCCAGTCCAGGCAATGGTGACGGTATGAGTCGTCTCAGCAAGACCCGAGATGCTCCAGACTCGTTGCTGGCTTGGATAGTTGGACGCGTAGATATCGATGAGTGTCGGTGCCCCGCCGTCCACAGACACACGGGCGATTCCGGAATCCGGTGTGCGCGATGCGATCCAGTCGACAGCGGTGCCGTTGAAGGCGACCTCGACCGACGCGCTTGTGGCATAGGAGTACTTGTAGGCTCCGGCGTAGAGACTGGATTGTGTAAAAGAGCTCCACGAGCTGTTGTACACGACACGGGAATCCAGGTTGTCGTATCGGGTGAACACCGTGAATGCGGCCGTCTTCGGGGCTTCATCGTTGCCGGCGTAGTCCGTTGAGTAGTAGCTCAGGGTGTGTGACCCGGGGATGGAGGTCGTCATTGTGCCGCCTGTTGTCCACGTGCCGCCGTCGAGTCGCCACTTTGTTGTGGACACACCCACACCAGCACCATCGGAGGCGGAGAGCTTGATCGTCGCCGAGGCTGCGTACTTGTCAGTTGCATTCGTGTTCGTCACTGGTGGCGTAGTGTCCGGATACGGTGTGATGATGCCGCGTATGTTGGCAATGTCGAGTCCGACCTTGGTGTTCGTGGCGCTGGGGTTCTTGCGGCCCGTCCAGTCGATGCGAACCGTATGGGGGCCGCGCGTGAGGCCGGTGACGTTGTAGACCTGCTGCTGGAAGTAGTAGCCGCCGGAGAATAGATCGACATCGACTGGTGCGCCGTTGTCAATCGAGACCTGGGCGATACCGAAGTCCGGAGCCTTCGCGGTGATCCAGGAGAACTCCGTGCCGTCGATTGCGAAGATCACAGAGGCGCCGGAGCTGTTCGTATAGCGGTAGGAGCCGCCTGAGTGATTGGGATGTGAGTAGACGACCCAACCACCGCGATACAGGATGTTCTCCGCCGCGTCTTCATAGATGTGTCGTGTCTGCTGGAGTTCGCCGATCATGCCCACGGTGTCGATGCCGATCTTGGTGTTCGAGGCGCTCGCGTTCTTGCGACCCGTCCAGGAGATCTTGACCGTGTGAGACCCGTTCGCAAGTGCGGAGCGACTGAAGACCTTCTGCTGGAAGTAGTACCCCGACGAGTACAGATCGACATCGACGGGCGCGCCGTTGTCGATGCTTATCTGCGCGATGCCGCACTCGGGCGCCTTGTAGGTGTACCAATCGAACGATGTTCCCGAGAACGTGATATGTGCGACCGAGGACGACGCATTGGTGTAGGAGTAGTTGCCCGCGTAGAGGTTTGCGTTCGAGTACGTGACCCAGCTGCCGGTATAGAGAATGTTGGAGTCCGTCTGGTCGAAGCGCTTGACCACGTCGAAGACGGCCTGTTTGGTCGTCTCGGTGTTGCCGGCCGCATCGGTCGAGTACCACTCGAGCAGATGCGAAGCGGAGACGGTGGGCACAGTCACGCCCGTGCCGGTGTTCCAGCCGCCGCCGTTGAGGCGCCACTTCGTGGACGCGACCCCGGAGAGCGGGTCGGTGGGGGAGAGCGTGATCGTCTGCCCGCCGTCGAGGTAGCTCGGGACCGCGTTGCTCGTCGTCACCGGCGCTGTCTTGTCGATGTAGACGTACGCGTTCTTGACCGTCTCAGCATTGCCGCGCACGTCCACGGAGTAGTACTTGACGAGGTTCGTGCCCTCGCTCGAGACCGCAAATGCCCCCGCGTACGGCACGGTGGGATACGACCCATTCGTGGAGTAGTAGGTCGCCGCCACGCCCGTCGTCGCATCTGTACTTGCCAAGGAAACCAGGACAGTCCCGCTCTGCCAGCCCACAGGCGCATCGCACGTGGTGACCGGAGGTACGCTATCGGGTACGAGCGCTATGTTGCCATCGATTGTGAATCGG from Actinomycetota bacterium encodes the following:
- a CDS encoding chitobiase/beta-hexosaminidase C-terminal domain-containing protein, whose amino-acid sequence is MSALDASSTVNGTYCTADGTTPTLETPYLAPFEVSTEGTTTVKYYSVDRPGNVEPVKTQYVKLDKTPPTTSSNATTTPYYGSATVQLTPADSLSRVQETWYWWNNGQAQFGTTATMSFLGTYDLYWYSTDYAGNSQALQHAVIIVEPVDDNPPVTTPNFSDQTWFKTNFQVSLNAIDAVTTVTATFYSTNGTQPTTPYLAPFTVTAEGITPIKYYSVDSRGNTELTKTTGLKIDKTPPTTTSDAQASYIGTATVTISATDNWAGGPPDVSGVQRIQYKLDGDIWRDYSAPIEVSGEILHTLYYKSIDFAGNEENSQLKLISILPVDDRPPVTDSNIPGGWTKGPFYINLYAEDDVTGVAATYYYLSSEEETPTLYEGPILVAEAGIYPVRFYSVDNRGNVEPVRERVLQLDNTAPSTLMVNPQPYYVETALITLAASDSGGSGISFTKYSLNGGSWITGLSVPISTFGEHTLAFYSADGAGNVETPTVANISVLPPDTEPPVSTFNGPTGWVTAPVQVSITATDTASQIDAIFYSTNGGQTYNIYGSPWTVSAEGTTTVKYYARDTRNNTEAEKTAYVKIDYTAPVTTSDCGDTYAGDALINFFPTDAHSGVDRTYYKFDNGAWQQGTSAYINAWGWHTVYWYSVDKAGHVETTKSKLFRVRLATNTYQQDNSNIVLKGPWTTVTGSGSGGSWAHTDASGAQAHVYFNGEKMTWYGELGPNFGKANVYLDGVYKTTVDLYSAATQYDKALWDSGTITYSYHYLLIEWTGTKNASSSGTRIAADRFTIDGNIALVPDSVPPVTTCDAPVGWQSGTVLVSLASTDATTGVAATYYSTNGSYPTVPYAGAFAVSSEGTNLVKYYSVDVRGNAETVKNAYVYIDKTAPVTTSNAVPSYLDGGQTITLSPTDPLSGVASTKWRLNGGGWNTGTGVTVPTVSASHLLEWYSTDAAGNTETTKQAVFDVVKRFDQTDSNILYTGSWVTYSNANLYAGNYSYTNASSSVAHITFSGTSFDWYTYKAPECGIAQISIDNGAPVDVDLYSSGYYFQQKVFSRSALANGSHTVKISWTGRKNASASNTKIGIDTVGMIGELQQTRHIYEDAAENILYRGGWVVYSHPNHSGGSYRYTNSSGASVIFAIDGTEFSWITAKAPDFGIAQVSIDNGAPVDVDLFSGGYYFQQQVYNVTGLTRGPHTVRIDWTGRKNPSATNTKVGLDIANIRGIITPYPDTTPPVTNTNATDKYAASATIKLSASDGAGVGVSTTKWRLDGGTWTTGGTMTTSIPGSHTLSYYSTDYAGNDEAPKTAAFTVFTRYDNLDSRVVYNSSWSSFTQSSLYAGAYKYSYATSASVEVAFNGTAVDWIASRTPDSGIARVSVDGGAPTLIDIYASNYPSQQRVWSISGLAETTHTVTIAWTGTKNVSSTGTRINIDAIDLVGTLTAPLDTTPPTTTAAAKATYADSATITLTATDVNSGVAHTKWRLNSGSWQTGTTASTTATGTYSLEYYSVDKAGNVEQTRSVSFVVFARYDQQGPAITFTGGWTTYSHSSAFGGNYTYSVNAGATATITFRGTDFIWIANQAPDFGIASVSVDGSAPVLVDLYAPNWPFQQQVWSARGLTDTTHTVVIRPTGTKNASASNTKVGVDAVDLLGSLP